One region of Primulina huaijiensis isolate GDHJ02 unplaced genomic scaffold, ASM1229523v2 scaffold11459, whole genome shotgun sequence genomic DNA includes:
- the LOC140965665 gene encoding thaumatin-like protein → MDAFRYLIPLIFLALLTLDVSVEASGTTMTLYNKCSHPVWPGIQPTAGKQILEKGGGFKLLPDKSYTLQLPDGWSGRVWGRHGCSFNSAGRGRCATGDCGGALFCNGLGGAPPATLAEITLGKDQDFYDVSLVDGYNLAISLTPHRGSGKCSYAGCISDLNTICPMGLQVRSHNKKRVVACKSACYAFNSPRYCCTGSFGSPQSCKPTPYSRIFKAACPKAYSYAYDDPTSIATCTAAAYLLTFCPHL, encoded by the exons ATGGATGCATTCAGATATCTCATTCCTTTGATTTTTCTCGCTCTCCTCACTCTCGATGTTTCGG TGGAGGCTTCAGGTACAACAATGACTCTGTACAACAAATGCAGCCACCCTGTCTGGCCGGGCATCCAACCGACTGCcggaaaacaaattttagagaAGGGAGGTGGATTTAAGCTGCTGCCTGACAAGTCCTACACTCTCCAGCTCCCAGATGGATGGTCCGGCCGCGTGTGGGGCCGCCACGGCTGTTCTTTCAACTCCGCCGGCCGAGGCCGCTGCGCCACCGGTGACTGCGGCGGAGCCCTGTTCTGCAATGGGCTTGGTGGGGCCCCACCGGCGACCCTCGCTGAGATCACCCTCGGGAAAGACCAGGACTTCTATGACGTCAGCCTGGTTGATGGTTATAATCTTGCCATTTCTCTAACGCCCCACCGGGGATCAG GGAAATGCAGCTACGCAGGATGCATCAGCGACCTGAACACGATTTGCCCGATGGGGCTTCAAGTGCGGTCCCACAACAAGAAAAGAGTGGTGGCGTGCAAGAGCGCGTGCTACGCCTTCAACTCGCCTAGGTATTGCTGCACAGGCAGCTTCGGGAGCCCGCAGTCTTGTAAGCCCACCCCGTATTCCAGGATTTTCAAGGCCGCATGCCCCAAGGCTTACTCTTATGCTTACGATGATCCCACCAGCATCGCCACTTGCACTGCTGCCGCCTACTTGCTCACCTTTTGCCCTCACCTTTAG